Part of the Triticum urartu cultivar G1812 chromosome 2, Tu2.1, whole genome shotgun sequence genome, GTAATTTCTTGCTTCCAAGAAATGCGCAGCTCCCAGATCTTACAGCTTTCTCAGCACGAATGGCAGACTAATGGGACGGCCCAAGGGCGGCTACCACCTCGCGAAGAACATGAGCTGTGTCGCTGTAGCACACCTGCACCAGGGAGGCGCTTCTGTCCTTCACCGCATTGCCCAACTGCCATTTGCACAAGGGCATCTTAACTCGGTTAGCATAAAAAACATACAGTATTATGCTAAATTGCCCAGATCGTTGTCACAAGTAGCCGCCAAACAACCATTTTGTAAAGTTGACCAGAGACTAGTCTACATAAATATTACACTGCAGAAAGCCAAAGAGGACTAAGTGCACTTGACTGAGTTCCTTATACTGCTGATGAACAAGCACTTTGAACTCTATTAGCGAAAGCCCGGTCACGATCCATAACAACTTCCGCCAACGCAAAAGGAAACAAGAAAAAGGTGAAAACGACTTGCTTAAGTGGGGACAGTTATCCGTTATTATTATATGTATTAAACATTTCCGTCAAAAGATCTGTACTACTAATTAAACATCCATAAGATCAGAATAGTCCACATAGGCTGCTGCAACATGAACAGGACCACTTTTATACCTCATACTAAGAAAATGTTGAGCTGTATAGCAATCAAAATTCAGTCTCTTAGGACGCAATTGTAAATTAAGTTCACTTGAGATGCTGAGGcatttgtgaaatttgagaatcAAGGGCATCCATGAACTCCGGTAACTTGTGTATGTATGATTCATCATGTTAATTTGCAATGGAATAAGGCATGCTTTGAGCCGAAGGTTGACCAAACAAGGGGAAGAAAGCAGTCATCACCTCGTCCATGAAGTAGAAGAACTTGTTGGCTAGGCCGGTGAGCGTCTTCTTGCGCTCATCGCTCTCACAGGAGGAGATCACACGGCTGAGGTCAATATACAAGAAGGTGGCCTTCAGCCGGAGGTCCCTTCCAACCAGGTCCCATGAGTCTTCGTCTTCAATCTCCAAATCCTCCTCCATCGAGAAGAGTTCGATGGCGCAGTTGTTGATCCGGCAAACACATCCCTTCAATTCAGTCCCAAAATCCATCGGTAATTTGTACTGCTTCCTCTGGCCCCGATTTCTGTATGAAAAAGATCAAAACCTATCAGTCCATTTATAGATAGAATAGGTAGTATTCAGAAACGAGAGGAGGACACATGAAGGAGAAGTGAAAGGAAACTGCTAATTCTTGGACACTAAGGAAGCAGCAGGTGTCGACAAGTGCATGAAAAAGACAAACCAGATTGGTCAATGGGAGGATACAAGATGGGTCAGTGGTGACGCGCTTGAAACGCAGAAAAGAGGACACGTTTAGGTAACAGGTGCCTTGCAGCCTTGAAGGATTGGAGAGCAAGAGAGGTGGCAGCAGAGAAAGCCATAAGAAATTGCAGACGGACAATTTATGAGGGTAGTCGTATTAATACAACTAAACTCCTGCCACCAGCCAACCATAAGTCTTCTCTTTTTTCTCTGAAGCAACCAATGACAACAACAACTCAATATGCAATGTTTTTTGCCTTTTCCATTTTAGCAATAAGATTATTTATCAATTCGCTGGGAAAGAATAAAAATTCAATGGCCGGGTAGCAGGAAAGATCAGAATCATAGGAGTGGGCCAAGAGATTAGCTCAGAATAATCATAAATAATTTTATACAAAAAAATAATTCAATACACGCACTTTCACTAATAAGATAATCCACATTTGAACATGCAAAGAATATGCTAGTCTGTTTTAAGTAAGTGAGCTTTCTCGTGTATTCCTAAAAACAATTGTACAGAACATCCAAAAAATGAGGGCGTGTTTCACGATTGTGCTCGTCTGCTAAAGCTCGGAATATCTTTAAAATGTCCTTTTTATCCAGACAATGATATCTTTTTGAAGTTAAAAGCTTAGTATATATGGAACTTCTATGAGAAGCTATCCCGGAAGAGCCCAGCGGTAGTTTTAGCCTCTAAGGCAGTTACGTGTGTTCATCTTATGTGCATCTTCAGATGTAATTTCTATTGCTATTGCAAAAGTGTGACAGGTAAGAAAAAAGTAAGCATAGTAAGTAACGGCAAACATTTTCCTAGTTTAGTTTGTATTCACTTTGACCAAAAACCATCACTAAACAATCAACTCAAGCAGCCTTCCTTTCTCTACTATCCACTCCCCATACCTTTCAAGAATGTAAGAAGTGATGACAAAGAAAACTCTGAATTACATACGTTCACTGAGAAGCTGAGTTGTGGGTCCTacatattttctttctttttttatcatGGATTTTACATATTCTTCGGTCACTCTCCGAGTTTTGCGAATAGTAAGAGGATGGAGGCAGACAAAGATAGCAACTGATAGCAATAGCTTCTGAAAACGAAAGCCGAGGGGCCCAAATGTGGTTCGCTTCTCTCTTTTCCCCTTTGCCTCCATACATGGGCTGGCCACCTAAAAATTCACTGCTTAATATCTCTATATACATAGAAAGAGATAAATCTTTTCGAGGTTGGGAATTGGAGTTTTGACATGTTTAATATAACCCTATGATGAATTTACAAGAAGATGGCTGTGGCGGGGGCTGAGGAAAAGTAATGCCACCGAAAAGCAATGGAACAAAAGAAACAGTGCTACAAATAAAGGGGAACAGGACAGATATTTCCTCCAAGTTGCAGAGACGGAAAGAAATCCACGGTACCAAGTAGAGTAGAAATTTAGGAGCATCGTATACGACCCGTCGGCCACATTTATTTCTAATAACCTCTTCAGGAATTCCCTACTTTTCCTCATAAACGAAAAAACATTTGACTCAGTCACGCAACGCCGAGATTTGAAATTTGAAACATGAAGTTCAGGACGGAACTGAACAATGGAAAGGGGTTAAAGAAGTATACGGTAGTTAAAAAGGCAATAAACAGCCGAGGACAAGCAGTTTCCTTTTCCACTTTACGCCGATCAGAACACAGAGTGCGTAGATAGGATCCGAATCAGCTGCTCCTGAATCAATAATCCGGGGTTGAGAAAGGGAGGGGGGCAGGAAAGAACAGAGGAATCTCAGATTCCCCCTGCATTACCGATCCACACCCCCATCCCAAATCCGATCCGACGTTTAATCTACAGAGGAAATCGCTCGCCTCGGATTCTTCCCCGCCACTAAACCGCGGGCAATCCGAGGAAATCTAACCAACTAACCAAGGAGATGAGATGAGGGGGCCTCCGCTCTTCCTTGTTCTTCATGGAGATGCTCCACTGATCCCCACCCCGGCCCACCCCATCTCGAACAAACTGACCTTTTTTCTGTATATTAAACACTTGATCGATGCGATCGAAGTCAAGATTCACCCGAGGATCACAGTGCTCGTGTCCTGTTCCTCTCGAAGCAACAGTAAAATTATACGACCTATAATGATGATGATTCTCCTAAAGGGGCTGATATTGACCGCTGTAACTTGAATTTATTAACCCAATTGTTATACTCCAGTAAGAACTAAGCCAACGGAAGCAAAGCAAGAGAGGAGCATGGCTCGTGTTTGTACCTTGCGTTCCTTTCCTGCCTTTACCAGTTTACCCGGCGCCGCGTGactattctctctctctctctctctctctctctctctctctctctctcctggcCCTGGGTGCTAAGCAAAACTGGCCCCGCCTCTACGGTTGGTTCTACCTGGCCGTAGCCGTGTCTGGGCGTTATATACACGCGGCCGTGACCTCTGTGGCGCTGCATGTGGGCCCGCTGGTCTTTGCTGAACTCTGATTTGGAATTGGCTGTTGTCTTGCTTTGGGCTTCTCCATCTACAAGCTTCTACTGCCTCCGTCGCAAAATATAAAACGTTTTGGTAGGCTAAAATGGCCTAacaaaacgtcttatattttaATGGAATGAAGTGCATCGTAGGTCTCTAAACTGTTTTAGGGGTGTCATGTAggtcctcaagctatgaaaatcgACATTTAGATTTTCGAAATGTAGTAAATGTGTCATTCAGGTCCAAAAATTGTCCGACCCCGCCTGACTGGTCAGCTAGCGCCGTTGACTCATGACACGCCGAACAGGGGGGCGCAAGGTAACGGCCAGTGACTGAAATATGCAAATAAATTCCAAGGAATGATAAATGCACTTCACTCAAAATAAACTCAAACTCATGGTTTCAAAAAATGTTAGCGTATATGAAAAAAATGTTCGCGACTTTAAAAAAAATGTTGCAAACATTAAATTTGACAATGTGTTCGCGAACCCTAAATTAATGAACATTTAAATTCATGATTGATACATTTGAAAATGATAGCGATATTTTAAAGTTGTGAACATTTTTTactattcatgaacattttttgaaacctTGAACATTTAAATTAATGAACATTTCATAAAGTCATAAACATATtatcaaattcatgaacatttttttaaccCCGAACATTTTTTGTAAATCTGTCAACAATTTCAAACCaggaaaaaaatataaaaatttctaactcttttagaaaataataaacatttattaaatttatgtaaaaaaatcaaattcatcATTGACGGACATCTTTTCCGTATCCGCGAACATTTTTTGTGTTTCGTGAACATACTTTCAAATTTATTGTTCACGAACAATATTGGTGGTTAGCGCACATATTTTATGTTCTTTTAAAATTTATCGTTTGCAAAGATTTTTTTTTAAATCATGGATATTTTTTCCAAATTCATTGTTTCTGATTTATTTTTTCAAATTCATCGCTGGTGAATATTTTTTAAAGCCGTGAACAATATTTGTAGTTCGCAAAGATATTTTCAAATTTATTGTTCGAGAATACTTTTTAGAATTTGCGAACATTCATTTCGCATTCGCGAACATACTTTCAAATTTATCGTTCATTAACATATTTTCTGTTCCAATAAAATTTATCATTCGCAAACATTTTCTTGAAATCACGAACATTTTTTTTTCTAAATTCATCATTCGCAAagttttttttcaaattcatcgtttgccaACACTTTTTTAAAGTCACGAACATTTTCTCATATATACAAACATTTTTATAAACTAATGAACATCTTCTAAagtcatgaacattttttcataTTCAAGAACATTATTTGAAATCATGAATTTGAATTTCTTTGCATATTTCAGTCACCGGACGTTACCTTACATCCCCTTGTCCGACGTGTCACGGGTCAACAGCGCCAACTGGCCGGTCAGGTGGGGTCGATTTTTAAATGCTTGCTGCACTTCGAGAACCTGAATGCCGATTTTCATAATTTGAGGACGTACATAACGCCCCTAAAATAGTTCAGGGACCTATAATGCATTTCACTCTTTTAAAACAAGGGTGGTATTGTCATATCAAATAGCTTTGGCACTGTTCTAAGAAAAAAGGATGAATTGGCATTGTTGATTAGTGGATTTTGCAACTGTATAAACTGATGATTCACTCGACTTGTGTAGTACCTGTGATGGTGATTGATTTGGCCATCGATTAGCACGCCTAAGTTTTTTTATTAACAGTGTGTCCGCGCTCGCACTTGCGCAATGTCCAGAAAGAGGTCCAAACACTTTAGGTCTTTTGTACGCGGTCTTTTTTTATATTTCTGCAAAAGACTGTTTTGTTTTCAGGACTCGAACTCATGACCTTACAGTCACAAGACATCAACTTTACCGCTGCACCAAAGCTTCCTTCACCAAGCTCCAAATCCAATGAAAAAAAGACGGGAGTATTCAGCAATTGTGATCACCTGTTTGACGGGCGAGGTGTTCTAGGAAGTCTTGCTATGCCGCACCACCACGACCTCCGTGAACTCGCTGCCCTTGAATGTGGAAGAGGACGACATCTCTAAAGCTGTAGCGAAGAGATTCTACCACCTAAATCATGGAATGATACTAGTAGGAATTTAAGAGGAACTTTCATGAAAATGAAAATTGGCCTACTTAATTTCCATTCTTCTTCCCTCCTCAACTTCTTTGCCTTCCAATCAAACAATGGATTGTATGGCTCATACCCCTAAAACTATCATTCCCTACTACAAATTCCCCTCAACTAGACATGTTGTAAGACAATAGCTTCTATCAAACAAAATTAGAAGGATCTGTTAAAAGGATTAGGAGGTATGTGCATAGCTACGTACACCCAACAATGACTTGTTGGGAAAcgcggtatttcaaaaaaattatctacgatcacgcaagatctatctaggagatgcatagcaatgagagggggagagtatgtccacgtaccctcatagaccgaaagcggaagcgtttagtaactcggttgatgtagtcgaacatattcgcgatccaaccgatccaagtaccgaatgtacggcacctccgcgatctgcacacgttcagctcgatgacgtccctcgaactcttgatccagttgaggccgagggagagtttcatcagcacgacggcgtggtgatggtgatgatgaagttaccagtgcacaacttcgcctaagcactacgacggtatgaccgaggtgtgtatctgtgaaggagggcaccacacacggctaaaagatcaacttatgtgttctagggtgccccctccccacctataaaaaggagggagggggaggccggTCGGCCCTAGGGGGCGCGTCCAaggagggggagtcctactaggactactagtcctagtaggattcctccacaaggaagagagagggaaggaaggagagggggaggCAGTAGgaaaagggggcgccgccccccttcccttgtccaattcggactgcaGGGGGGCGCGTCCTGCCCTGgctgccctcctctctctccaatagggcccatggtggcccattagttcccccagggggtttcggtaacccctccggcactccgttTTTACCCGAAAccatccggaacacttctggtgtccgaatagcatggtccaatatatcaatctttatgtcttgaccatttcgagactcatcgtcatgtccgtgatctcatccgggactccgaacaaccttcggtcatcaaatcacataaactcataatacaaatcgccatcgaacgttaagcgtgcggaccctacgggttcgagaactatgtagacataaccgagacacctctccggtcaataaccaatagcggaacctggatgctcatattggctcctacatattctacgaacatctttatcggtctcaaaccgcataacaacatacgttgttccctttgtcatcggtatgttacttgcccaagattcgatcgtcggtaccatcatacctagttcaatatcgttaccgacaagtctctttactcgtttcgtaatgcatcatcctgcaactaactctttagtcacattgcttgcaagggttatagtgatgtgcattaccgagagggcccagagatacctctccgacaatcggagtgacaaatcctaatcttgatttatgccaactcaacaaacaccatcggagaaaccagtaagcatctttataatcacccagttatgttgtgacgtttgatagcacactaagtgttcctccagtattcgggagttgcataatctcatagtcataggaacatgtataagtcatgaagaaagcaatatcaataaactaaatgatcatagtgctaagctaacggatgggtcttatccatcacatcattctctaatgatgtgatcccgttcatcaaatgataacacatgtctatggatgggaaacttaaccatctttgattaacgagctagtctagtagaggcatactagggacactctgtttgtctatgtattcacacatgtactaagtttccggttaatacaattctagcatgaataataaacatttatcatgatataaggaaatataaataacaactttattattgcctctagggcatatttccttcagtctcccacttgcactagagtcaataatctagattacatagtaatgattctaacacccatggagtcttggtgttgatcatgttttgctcgtgagagaggcttagtcaacgagtcttcaacattcagatctgttggggatataactattgggtatgacccgcccaggaggggccaggtTATCCCAATGGCGGTTCATCTAGATGAAGCCCATGAGTATGTGAAGGTGGCGGTTCATGAAGTAGGCCTGTTAAGGGGCCCAAACCGAGAGGCGGCTTAAGCTCGTGAGTATAAACTTCCATGTatatgtaacttgtattataaggcatgtaagataagtcaccgagccggacacatttgtatgagccggccgggactctataggctgcagggcgtcaacccatgtatacaaggggacgacccggcagcggcttagggcaagaaacaacaaatcGAAAGGCAGGCAaagcatattcgctccctggtaatcgaaaccctagcaataccacctcaaactggagtaggcttttaccttcaccgcaaggggccgaaccagtataaaatcCTCGCGTCCTTTGTCCCattttaacccctttaagcttacctcgtcgcaatggctccacaactaagtccttccatGAGGACATCTGTCGTATCACTTCCACGACAGTTGACGCCCActgtggggccagcgcacggtggttttgagttcttaaagggcagcttcgaagggctcaagggatacattatgggccggatgaccaagggtcatcgtggcaagctctacatcgacgatgcaggctggggccccgaggccgactcaattgagtacgggtaccgggtcccctttggcggaatccatgtcttcatcggcaagatcggcaaaccgggccctgagccggacatctgcaccaacaTCATCAAGACGGCTCAACGTGCACGACCTTCTCGGGTTCAACCCGCCATAAAGCGTGTCTTCGTTGGGTTCACCCATGGGGCTGAGTTGGAAGGCTCTGTGtctggcggtgagacggccatctacTCTGATGATGAGTCATCCACGGGCGAGACCAACTCAATGTATTAGCTACAAGACGGgcggcttgggggctgttcctatggcgacagtattccggacccccgtGAGCCGCCGAATAGGGTGGCGATCTTCATGGTTGGCACCCAGCCGGTTCTTGGTTCGACAGCCGCCGTGGCTATGACTTCTAGTGCAGCAGCTGTAACGGCAGCCGGGGCTGGCGGTTCAGCGCGCCTGTCGGTTCAAGTTTTAATAGATCTGTTGGATGCTCTGGTGACTCTGATGGAGGTTGAGGTAACCCCAGACAACCAGGAGCAGCACAAGGCAGAAATAGCTAAGTTGCGTGATGAGATAGCGGAAGCCAAGGCGGAATTAGCAGCAGGAAACGCTAGGATGGTTGCAGAGCGGGCCGTTTTAAGTGCCCAAGCACAGCGGATTCAAGCAGATTCATACCGGCTCACGGTGGATCAGAACACGTCAAACGAAGTTTTGAGGAGAGAATACCAGAGTCATCtgtgtcgtggatttgtcacggcagatgtccttaatatgaggacttagtcgcgaggccaacgcatctatgtggtagcttgagaggggttgggtggagtcgagagacgcaacataagacaaggatttagacagcttcgggtcccgggaaacatcatccggtaatagccctacatgttgtttgtggctaggtttCATTATGATCATGAAGGAGTCGCTGGTAAGCCGACTCTTTGTATCTATCCCTAGAAATTGTTTCTTCTTACtcgtccctctttggggagccctgcccctccttatatatgttgaaggggcgggttacatgactagtcctagtaggataaGGATtgctctattacaagtggagtcctagtcttgcttcctttgtaagggaatattccttacgctttcctcttaagccggctcACCATAAACgtgagccggccttctgggcattgggccttgtcatccgtctgacCTGCCCGCCGGGTTACTAATGAACCGCCAAGATCGGGCGGGTCACTCTTGAgtcgccaagctccgggcgggtcaccagtgagtcgccatactccagccgggtcatacatccggcgggttacaccgcggggtatatcctcgacattagcccccagtttaatttggatttatccatgttaaactgatctgcaacataacgtaagaacaaatttgacaggttgtgctccgtgttaaatattcttgtaagccggcacctaatcatccttaagtccttgtcatttcctccttctaAAAAATTTGGGTCATTAGGCcggcttcataatcaattttcttGTAGAAGAAATATTGTAAATAAAGAACCCATTTGAatcggccttcaatgctctgacttgacaaaaatattggtcttgaaatactcatctgactTTCAGCCAGCTTGAATATGTAAAACTTGTCGGTTTATCATTACCAAAATTGCTGGGTTATAAAACAGATgatgccgggtcataattgttcttgacaccgggtcatgtaattgatcttcctgatttgctcaaaactgataatttgaagatgttcctcctttatatgcataatacatgtagcccccaagtcttaagaggagaatatagtgataacttaagacttgcttcaataagtgtgcaaccttgaagaaatcgggtttgttcatctcaatcatataaactgaatattccacacatgtagcccccaagtgccgggttgtcatgcttgcagcaacctaggacttgtaattgcttatgctcataaaaacttcgaCTAGTGTAGCCTCCAAGGGctgggtcattatgcaataatgagcagggactttgtagatatgatcatgtagagTTGAGCAGcaacatgtagcccccaagggccggcttagtaagataatactgagttgggactttatatatacttctttgaaaataacatcatatgatgtaacccccatcatggggcttgaacccacgtccacaaggttaagagctttgtactctaccaactgagtagtggatctttcaatataatggattaaggcttgtgtaccttgaatttttgataggagcaattggtggcccccaagggccgactcatttagaatgtgatgagtcgggtcttcaataagttgagcaaaaaatgactttgcattagcccccaagtgccatggtgcatgctggcagtgacatgggacttgcatatttgatgtaatcccaatttgaataatgtagcccccaagtgccgggtcgtaagcctgcagcgactcgggactattccctCCATTGTAAAAATAAATCATGTCCATTAATAAAAAATTGCGCTGAAGCAACTTTGAAGACCTCCATCATAATATTGgctattgataaccataataaaaatccagccatgatggctattaaagatttgaataatataatccggtttGGAAAACCGGTTCCTATGATATTGAATCGTACTGCCGGTTTAGgatacctgtgcagtaagggtgataacccaatctttagaagccAAAACTTCCAAATGTTTATGATTGTCATATATGGTGACTTATCATCgaaagtcaagccgggttaatcgaaaccacatatatgcttcagatatgaacAAAAAGGTCTCAAGACAAAACCAAAGATTGTTTTCAAAAAACTTAAGCCAAACAGAGAAAAAAatgaggcttctgattcgaatacgatcagtaaacaagaccaaaaggggttaagctaggattcaaatacgatcatgaaGCCCCCTAGTGgttttggcgttgcgccgatcaagagggtaccgacagctatgttctctttggttcgaatacgacctatgtttgaacaagaagcccccaaatgaccttgagagttttttaacgactctgattcgaatacgatcaaagtcggacccaaaaggggttaagctatgattcgaatacgatcaagaagccccctagtgggtttggcattgcgcccatcaagagggtaccgacagctatgttctctttggttcgaatacgacctatgtttgaacaggaagcccccaaatgaccttgagacttttttaacgactctgattcgaatacgattaaagtcagacccaaaaggggttaagctagattCAAATACAATCAGCCCCCAATGGTCTTTTGAAGTGGgatacctatgtttgagttgtgccttgcaacagactctctttggcccttTTATTTTTCCTGAGAACTCGAGCTTTGcgagagataaattcttcttgaactggaaattcttaaaccggatattgagagcttcaaagctttgcgaGAGACAAATctaccttgagccggattttgaaccggatttgagagcttcaaagctttgtgagagacaaatttaccttgagccggattttgaaccggatttgagagcttcaaagctttgtggtaGATAAATTTTCCTTGAACCAGATTGTAAACCGGAAGCATCATTGTGAGCCGGAATATTTCTGACGGGCTTtcaaattttcatcaatatagtagtagcctccgggaccgggttatctttccctccatcgTCCCGAGGTTCTTGAACTTGCTGAAACTGACAAGATTtactgagtcatgtcatcgtaacccccgagtcttaagatgactcgaggagttgtcttgagattcttCATATTTGATCGTGATACAAACCAGTATGAGTCCTTCAACAGCTCAGTGATATAAAAATCCCCTTTGCATCAGACAACTTGTCCTGCATTGAAACACTTGCAAcccagagtaattgctcttttgaagaaagcaataaaaaatataatagatggatttcacctgatatgccAGATTAGTAATTATCTACCGCGAAGTTGATGATCACCACGGTGAAGTTGAAATCAATCACACCTGAGTCGGCCGTAGGAGCAAACAGATGAGCCGGCAGTGACATTATAAACCGGTGCGAACGGGCGAGTCAATCGCATGCTCGGTTCCAGCGAGTTGATGTAGATTAAGCTGCACGGCTGGCGGCTCGCGCACACCCGTACAACAACAAGCGGGTGCGGACGCTAGCGCATGATGATGGCACCACCTTTATAATAAATCATTTTCCTGCACAAAATATATTGTGGaccaaagtaattgttctttaataaaaaATAATGTGTCAAGAAAATATACTTAGATGAATATCATCTGATTTGTCCATACGATAGACGATCTGTATATAACAGCCGTGGGGTGATGGCAGAGGTGGCGGCTTAAAGCACGATGGTAGCAAAAACTGGCACCATGCGGCTCAAAAGGGACCCTCCGGTTCATTAAACACCTGGCCACTTGAATTTTTTTTCAACCGTCTCTTCATATATTTTTTCTGCGCGCAGAAGAACACATAGGAGGCGCAGCGAAGCAATTGCAGATTGCCCATTACTTGCATCTTTCCCTCTAGGTCTCACTCTCAAACTGAACATATGCATTGTGCCTTTGTCACTGGACACTGCCAATCACTACAGGTTTGGTGATAGTGCAATACTATATATCTCAGCTTTTGTCTACTCCTCTCGTGCAGACAAGTGCCATCCATTGTACTCAATATTCTGATCATAGTACCCATAACACTGCCTGTTGCCAAAAGGAGCTTTATCCATGGTGAGCATCATGCATGAAATGTTGGAGTTATGAGCAGTAATGAACTTGGTCTCCTTCGACCCAAAATGCTCAACCTGAACAATTCCTTGGCGCGTCCCAGGGTCTGTGCATGGAGCCAGCTGCCACTAATAAATATAGATGCTACTTGCGATTTGACTGCTATCAGACACATGCAGATGCTCCGCGGCAGCGCGTACAACGTCCTTttttttgctttgattgacaaaGAGATGGCCTCATGTGACACAATAGGTAGCACCGTAATATTACTTACAACCACGTAGCAGATCGT contains:
- the LOC125539113 gene encoding photosynthetic NDH subunit of lumenal location 3, chloroplastic-like → MDFGTELKGCVCRINNCAIELFSMEEDLEIEDEDSWDLVGRDLRLKATFLYIDLSRVISSCESDERKKTLTGLANKFFYFMDELGNAVKDRSASLVQVCYSDTAHVLREVVAALGPSH